Within Vicia villosa cultivar HV-30 ecotype Madison, WI linkage group LG1, Vvil1.0, whole genome shotgun sequence, the genomic segment ATCCCTTCCTCCATCTCTTCCAGCAAGCACATATTCGCTCCCAACGGATGAACTTTAATAGAAAAAAAGCCCTCAATCTCCATATGTGTTTGAATATTGTAAGATTCGCCCGAGAACAAAACCTCCCCAATAAACGCTTTCTTCCTTCTGTCCTTCAGCTCTGAAGACGAACAGTAACTGAGCGAGGGTGAATCCTGAGTAGCCTCCTTCCTATTATCATTGCCCTGAACAACATCAGCAAAAGACACATTATTCACTATTCTTCTATTGAAACTCCCCTGGTCATCCTTCTTTCGTTCGCCTCCTGCAGAAAACTCCTTGCCTTGTCCCATGTTCCTTCTCACTTTGATGCCCCTTGCAAACCTAGGTTGGTTCACATAGATTTTTTTTCCATCTATAATAATATTATCAAGTTTGACTGCCATAAGCTTCTCATCCTTCACATCTTTGAACCTCGCAAAGCCGAATCGTTTACCAAACTTATTACGTTTGGGCGGAATTACCACCTCCACCGTGTCTCCCACACAACCAAAAAGTTTGAAAATGTCCACCGCCCTGCTCCTCTCAGGTATCTCCGAGAAATAGAAGGAGGAAATAATGTCGTCATCCCTCACCTGCATCCCACCGTGCGGGAAAATATCCCACTTTTGAGTGCCTTGGCGGAAACCTCTCCTCTGAACTTTGTGCCAAGCCATACTAAGGAAGAAAAGTACCAAAAGCtagagagaagggagagaaaCAAACGCTTTCTCTCTCATTCTATTTTCACAAATCTTAGAGATTCTTAGTAATTGATGAACTTGATATTCATTTTCTTGGACACTCCGgtaaaattaaataacaatatCTGTTTTAAAGCACATTAAGCCGATTCGATTGACTGTAATAGTATAATACAGCAAAAATATATCACAAtgtctttatatttttttaaagaaatccaGCCGATTCTATTGACAATTCAGCAGACATAAATCACAATATATATATTGCACTACCTGAACTCCAAAATCAGAACAAACACAAACACTATAAACACAATGCTACTGATAATCGCTTccacttttctctttctttttcttctaatCAAATTATATTCCTATTCTTCAGAAACCAAAAACTCACCTCCAAGATTACCTTTAATAGGAAATCTTCATCAAATTGGTTCCTTCCCTCACCGTAATTTTTATGCTCTTGCCAAAAAGTATGGTCCTTTCATGCAAATGTATTTTGGTAAAGTTCCTATTCTTGTCATCTCATCCGCTGAAGCTGCACGTGACATAACCAAAACTCATGATCATGTCTTTGCTAACAGACCCCCCAAGATTAACTACGACATACTTTTGTATAACTTCAGAGATGTTTCATCTGCTCCATATGGAGAGTATTGGAGACAGTTGAGAAGCATTTGTATGTTACATCTTCTTAGTGCTAAGAGGGTTAAGTCTCTCCGCGCTGTGAGAGAGGAAGAACTTGTTTTAATGATGGACAAAATAAGAGACTACTCTTCGAAATCATTACCGGTGAATTTAAGCGAATTGATCGCGTCAAAGACTAATGACGTTGTTTGCAGGGCTACTTTGGGAAATAAGTATAGTGGTGAAAGTGGTACAGGATTTGCTAAGTTGATGATGGATTTTACTGAGTTGCTTGGTACTTTTATGGTTGGGGACTATGTTCCTAGCCTTGATTGGATGACACATCTTTCTGGATATTACTCAAGAGCAAAGAAAGTTGCCAAACAATTTGACGATCTTTTGGAGGGTGTAGTCGAGGAACGTTTCAATAATCCCAAAGGTGATGATGAAGAACAGACTGATTTGGTTGATGTTTTGCTTTGGATCCAAAGGACAGAATCACTCGGTTTTCCTATAGACCGAACGACCATAAAGGCTTTGTTACTGGTAAGTGTTAAACTAAAAATCTTATTACTCTCTATCTTTAatctttattataagagaaagttTACTCTTTAAAATTATAGCAGTTAATGTGTCTGAACTATATTATACAGGATATGTTTGTTGCGGGTACAGACACCATATCAACTTTGTTAGAATGGGAAATGTCGGAACTCTTGAAGAATCCACACATGATGAAGAGATTAAAAGAAGAAGCAAGGACAGTGGCGAATGGAAGAACATACATAACTGAAGACGATTTAAgtaacatgaaatacttaaaggCGGTCGGTAAAGAAGCACTACGGATGTATCCTCCGATTCCACTACTAGTCCCTCGTGAATGCAGACAAGATGTGAAAGTAAACGGTTACAACATTAAAGCAGGGACAAGAGTTTTTATCAATGCATGGGGAATTGCAAGAGATCCAAGATATTGGGATCAACCAGATGAGTTCAGGCCAGAGAGATTCTTGGATACATCGGTGGATGTGAAAGGAATAGATTACCAGTTGATTCCGTTTGGATCGGGGAGAAGAGGTTGTCCAGGACTAGTGTATGCTATGGCTGCAAATGATCTTGTGTTGGCGAACCTTGTGCATCAGTTTAACTGGGAGTTACCTGGTGGTGCTGGGGACAAGGTGGATATGTCTGAAGCATTTGGTTTTACTGTCCACAGAAAGTTTCCTCTTATGGCATATGCAGCAGTTTCTAACCAGAACTGAATGAGTGAGTAGGAAGCAATAATGGAGTTTGAATAATTTATGTAGTAACCCTTGTCTTCTATGTCTTGTATCGGTATACACTTCGTTTTAAATATTCCAGTAATATATAGTTAAATATGAATCGGTGACTGTATATGTGTGTCTGcgtatattatttaaaatataaattaaataaattacattTGAGACTCCATAATCCATATTAATGTAGACAATAGTTTTAGACAAATTAGAAGTCCACTATGATTCAACGCAAATTGACAGAATGAAATATAAAGTTATAAAAAGTTTATAAAATGCCAAAATTAATACATAGTTGTAAACAAAACCCAAAACCCCAgccttaaaattaaaattaaagagcTGAGAACAGACAAGACCCAAAGAAAGCATGTTGCATCCTCTAAGCATGAGATGATTGGATGAATTTAGTTTAAGTGGCCCCAAGGGGCTGCTGCCAAAATAGGATTAAAAAAGTGACCAGATAATTTCAAGTTAAGTATGTCACTATCGATACCCATCAAAACTATCTAACACGAACCTAACATTAATTATGAATTAGCATTTGTTTGATTCGGCAAATAAGGTTAAGAATTGTTGGAATCGATAATGATAGAATaagattgaatttttttttatggattTAATATATGATACTCCTTATAAAATAAGCGAGATTTGATattccccttttaaaaaaaactaaattattctCAGAgttctttaagttatttaattgtaacagtttGGTCCTTCATATTATTTTCGCTACAACTAGGTCCTTTATGTTATCAAATGTGCACACCGTTATCCTTTTTTAATAGAGAAAATGTACTAATTGTGGATGCAATTATATTGAGTGGTATAAAAATGATGAAGTACAACAAAAAATACAACAATCGACATTTCTAAAtgtttaaaatgagagaaaaaagaGGTAGAAATCACCCAAAAGGACcaagttgttacaaaaaaaaacttgaagGACCAAAcagttacaattaaataacttaaaggatccTGGGAGTAATTTAGcctaacaaaaatattttaattcccCATTGAGAAACTCAAATTCTAAATTGTGTCTCCTCTCATGCGGACTTGGTCAGAGAATCCTCACACTTGGCACATGATATGTTGATGACTGTGTATTGGATGCTGACTGGGCTTAGGGTTTTTGTCTCAGTCCTTCGTTTTCTAGGTTTACCAAGGTGTGGATGTGATCGTCCAATGAAGATGTGGGTTTCCAACACAGTTCAAAACCGTAACAGGAAATTCTGAAAATGTCGAAACACAGGGGTAAGTTTGTTTTTTATGGAActtgtataattgttgtttggCATCAGAAATTTATGTTTACCAAATGCTCACAAGTGTAATTTCTCTTTGTTGTTTTAGAAGGATAATAGTTGTGAATTGTTTTTGTGGGATGATGAAGTTGGAGAATGCATGAAAGAGAGTAAAATTCAATATTGTTGCAAAAACTATGAGATTGCATGTGTTAAATAAGCACATTGAACAAGTTAGAAAAAGTAAATCTGAAGGTTGAAGTTCAGAGAAAGCTCAATTTCAAGCTAAAGATGTCACTTGTGATCTCTTGGTTTCTCATTGCAATGTTGTTCATGTTAAAATAGTGCTGTTTGATTTTGATGTATTTAGGAATTAGGTTGTGAGACATTGTACTTGTCATGCTGGTAACTTGGAATACTGATTGTAACTTTTGCTTAATATTAATGAAATCTGCAACTCTGTTTTGTCAATCTATGGTTATGCTATAGTAGTCATTAGAAACATTTGTGTTGAAGGACGTTGAGTACCTCTGCCTATTGGTACAATGTTGATAagggcttatgcctttgtgacgatgaattgttgttgtatgTGATTGTTGGAAATTGGGAATCAAGGAAAGACTTCGCGACGGAGCCGCAGCGGCCGGGGCCAACCTGATCGATGGGTGGCGGCAGTGCCGTGTCGTGAATGTACCGGTGGTGCCCAATTGCGCACGGGGATGAGAAGTCGCGCCAAATTATGGCGGCTGGGCCACGCTCGGCAGCGCATGGGACATGTGACACAGGAGTTGAATTGCAGTCGGAGGCACCGATGCACGCACGACTGGGTGTCGGAGCGGCACAACGCATTTTTCGCGCAAGGTCGGTCTGGTCGCGATTTGGCTGCACTCAACGGCAGTCACGTGACGGTAGTGTTTAGCGCAAGGTGCGGGCCGGCGCGTAGGTTGGTTGATCCAACTGGTCGGCGGCTGTCTGCGGGTGGTAGGTGATAATTTCGACTTTTTTCGAGTTTAATGAAATTCGAGTAATTCTTTATATCAATGACTTTTAGTTACCCTATTAATAAGTTTGAgggtaaaattattaatttagagtCTATTTGACTATTATTTTTAGTTAGACTACCGCCCCCTAAGAGTTCAGTAAAGTTATCACTCATGAAAGATTGTCAGTAGAGCATTTTGCGGTGTTTACAGTTATGAAAGTTGTTATAGAGTTATTCATTGTTTTGAGAACTCTGttcagttatatatatatatatatatatatatatatatatatatatatatatatatatatatatatatatatatatatatatatatatatatatataacctttGATTTGTTGAAACTTGCgagtataaaaataatttattgttatTCTGTTGGTATGTTTTGAGTTTTTGATGAATTGAGGTGTGATCTTGATTTCCTGAGTAATAACATGAATTTACTCTAATTTATGAATATTTTGAGTGGAGTAATTTAGAGGAATTACAGTGTGATCTTATAATAGCAGAAGTATGGTTCAGTGAGGAATCTCTTTGAGTATGAGTTTTGAAAATAACTTTGTTGTTGGTTGTAGTTTTATGATTATTGTTGTATATTGGAGTTAGGTAGGACTTTGGTCTAGAGAGGTCAGGTTTACAGAGGAACCATGAAGGTCTCATGTTCAAAGAGAAACATGATTCAGAAAGGAACCGAATATAGTAATAAATGAGTAACACACCTCTGATACCCAAAAACTTGGTACCATATTTCACATTTCATTGACATTATTGTTGCTATGTGAGAATGATCTTAATGTTATTATAATTGTCCCGCCATTCACTTTCACCATTAATATTTGTAAGGATTATTCTTACCCcttgttttctttttgtgttgGCTTTATGTTTATGTTGCAAATACTCAGTTAGAGACTAACGAGCTTTAGATGCTACCATGTGGAAGATGGCATTCTGCCTTCTTTTCACCAAAAACCGAGAAGTATGTGGCGCGCGCAACCACTACTACAAAAAGTATTTTTCTTAACTTTGTTTCACCTCGGCCAAAGTATCCACTGTGGTAGGATCTATTCAATTAAGCgtttccttttattttcattttgagcCATTTTTTACCACGGTTGGAACTTCTAACTATGGTGAAAAGTGGCGTCTGGTCATGAATTCGAATCCTAGAACCtacaattttgttttttaattttttggttaagtatgtttttggtccctataaatatctcaaattttatttttagtccctattaaaaaatcacatattttGGTCCCCATGAAATTACtatgcatgtagttttagtctctgctgttaaaccgatgtgtatttttaaatgattattttacatccatgtttagaacgttatagaaagttccttgaaaataaagaaactaaaaatttaatttctaagtcgagatttacattacttttatcattatcttttaaaatttaaaaaattcatatttaattcttctcgttataaaaaattctataatttggtaaataaatattttataatattctgaACACGTAtgaaacaaattatttaaaaatttaaaattttaagggtaaataaactattttcaaaattttaaaaaataacagggactaaaactgaatgcctaaaaattttatagggattaaaatatgttatttttttaatatggactaaaaatgaaatttgagatatttatagggaccaaaaacatactaaacccttattttttttaagCCACTTTTTACCATGATTGAAACTATCAACTATGGTGaaaagtgtaacacccttctaaatcccaCGTGAAATTAACAACTATTGTTAGTACCATGGTTTTAGAATTGACatcaatttttctaaaacttagtTCACAACAAGATGTTATGGAAGATGTTCTAACATACTAGTCAGGTTCATTGAAGATAGATGTTCTGACAAATGTTGTGATATGTTGTACCAGAACATCAGTACTGACTGTTTTAATTCTTGattgatttgatttaattgtgTGAGATTTTTTTTGATATAACTAACTTATTTTTgtaggtcaagaagatttaatttGTAACTAGTGATTTGATTTCCAACTATACATAAGTTTCTAAAATTGAATgttgagacaatttaggaaacttaatgTTTTGTTCAAAGATTTAAGGAGATTTTTCTGCATAATTGGTCCAGCACTCAGCTTGTGGATAAAGCAATATTTAGGTGAAGAATTCGAAGCTCATAGACTGCTGAGTAGTATTTAAAGAGAAACTTAAACCTAATGTAATAAAGTCtttcacaattgtaaaattagAGAAAACTTAGagtcttaggttttgagagtctATTGTGTTTTTGTaagtcactcatgtatcttttgatacagtGAGGTAGACTGATTGTTACTTGAATGTTGGTCAAATTAttattctcactcttgaagcttttaagcatataagttgagtattgttctcagtaaaaagcttttaagcaaatttGAGTTGTTTTTGTATTGAAAGTGTAACCTTCTATTTGGTTGTTTTGATATAGTTACTGGGATTGTGATTGGTTTTTATCACCGAGGTGATTGGTTGTAGGAAGTGAGAGGGATCTCATATCTAGAGGGTTCTAGGTGAAGTTGCACAAGgtaatgattaggcgagaagATGTAAACtgagattttttaggttttgaaCTAATACTATAATAGTGAATTTCTTTCCTGACTTCGTAGCCCCAGAATATGTGACGTTGCACCGAAGTGAGTTAACAATTATCTGTATTATTAATCATTCTGCAATTTATTTATGCATAAGTTATAATtttgatatgttttttttttagtaaacaagATAATATAAACCGGTGAACTAAGGGTTCACCAACCTGTTTACAAAAGGGGGCACAAGCCAGAGCAAGGAAAAAATACAAACAAATTGAAATTATGATAAGAACCGGATCGGATCTTTGACAAAATCATAATAAGAAAAATTGGGATGAGTATTTTCtccacaaaaagaccacctccacacCAAAGCTTTGATGTTCCAAACAACATTATCAAAGCTCCAAAGCTCTTCCCTAAAACAAACCCCATTCCTACTTAACCATAAAACCCAAGAAGTTGCTaaccaaataattttgatatgttgGCTCGGTCTTTCAATAGATATTGTAACATTTATCTTTAACTTTAAGTTCTAATATTGGGACATCAATATTAATATGTATTACAAGTGTCAGATTTTTAATTAGAGCGGACACCCTAATCTATTTATTGGATGAGTAAGTACAGGAACCTAACTTGTTAACAAG encodes:
- the LOC131605446 gene encoding cytochrome P450 736A117-like; the encoded protein is MLLIIASTFLFLFLLIKLYSYSSETKNSPPRLPLIGNLHQIGSFPHRNFYALAKKYGPFMQMYFGKVPILVISSAEAARDITKTHDHVFANRPPKINYDILLYNFRDVSSAPYGEYWRQLRSICMLHLLSAKRVKSLRAVREEELVLMMDKIRDYSSKSLPVNLSELIASKTNDVVCRATLGNKYSGESGTGFAKLMMDFTELLGTFMVGDYVPSLDWMTHLSGYYSRAKKVAKQFDDLLEGVVEERFNNPKGDDEEQTDLVDVLLWIQRTESLGFPIDRTTIKALLLDMFVAGTDTISTLLEWEMSELLKNPHMMKRLKEEARTVANGRTYITEDDLSNMKYLKAVGKEALRMYPPIPLLVPRECRQDVKVNGYNIKAGTRVFINAWGIARDPRYWDQPDEFRPERFLDTSVDVKGIDYQLIPFGSGRRGCPGLVYAMAANDLVLANLVHQFNWELPGGAGDKVDMSEAFGFTVHRKFPLMAYAAVSNQN